A section of the Marmota flaviventris isolate mMarFla1 chromosome 19, mMarFla1.hap1, whole genome shotgun sequence genome encodes:
- the Dexi gene encoding dexamethasone-induced protein: MPGARVAAHLDSLGPLVSYVQPPLLPSMFYVGLFFVNVLILYYAFLMEYIVLNVGLVFLPEDLDQALVDLGVLSDPGSGLYDTDSELDVFDGYLE; encoded by the coding sequence ATGCCCGGCGCGCGGGTCGCAGCCCACCTGGACTCTCTGGGGCCCCTGGTGTCCTACGTGCAGCCGCCGCTGCTGCCCTCTATGTTCTACGTGGGCCTGTTCTTCGTCAACGTGCTGATCCTGTACTACGCCTTCCTCATGGAGTACATCGTCCTCAACGTGGGCCTCGTCTTCCTGCCCGAGGACTTGGACCAAGCGCTCGTGGACCTCGGCGTGCTCTCTGACCCCGGCTCCGGCCTCTACGATACCGACTCGGAGCTCGACGTCTTCGATGGATACTTGGAGTAG